One window from the genome of Blastopirellula retiformator encodes:
- a CDS encoding YybH family protein, whose amino-acid sequence MTTHSLATRAALLVALVMPVSVFAAEDDVKEKQEVHSDQSESLTAIRDQSQAFVTAFNQGDAAAVAALWTPHGQFVDDSGRKFTGQKEIEAAYAELFKKNPETKIEVVVDSIQLLSDEAALEEGRTLVSEVADGEPVYGAYAAIQVKLDGKWRMASVRDRRVGLPSVHQKIADLQWLIGKWSAEEYGMRIESECRWVANKSFVERTYTTTGPKGAKVSGVQLIGWNPIKGQVQSWNFSADGGHATGLWTPIENGFTATMRGVTGGGLPTESVNTLTKLDENAYVWQSTSRSIGGQPLPDTDEVVIKRQASQP is encoded by the coding sequence GTGACCACACATTCTCTGGCGACGCGAGCCGCGTTGCTTGTCGCTTTGGTGATGCCGGTATCCGTATTCGCCGCCGAAGACGACGTCAAAGAAAAGCAAGAGGTTCATTCCGATCAAAGCGAAAGCCTAACGGCGATTCGTGATCAATCGCAGGCCTTCGTCACCGCATTCAACCAAGGTGACGCCGCGGCGGTCGCCGCCCTGTGGACGCCCCACGGACAATTTGTCGACGACTCGGGGCGCAAGTTTACTGGTCAAAAAGAGATCGAAGCCGCTTACGCGGAACTCTTCAAGAAGAATCCCGAGACAAAGATCGAAGTCGTCGTCGACTCGATCCAACTGCTGAGCGACGAAGCGGCTCTGGAAGAAGGTCGCACCCTAGTCAGTGAAGTCGCCGATGGTGAGCCCGTTTACGGCGCTTACGCCGCCATCCAAGTCAAGCTGGACGGCAAGTGGCGGATGGCGTCGGTTCGCGATCGCCGGGTCGGCCTGCCTTCGGTGCATCAAAAGATCGCCGATCTGCAGTGGTTGATCGGCAAATGGTCGGCCGAAGAGTACGGCATGCGAATCGAATCGGAGTGTCGCTGGGTCGCCAACAAGAGCTTCGTCGAGCGAACCTACACGACGACCGGTCCCAAGGGAGCGAAAGTCTCTGGCGTGCAGTTGATTGGCTGGAATCCAATTAAGGGTCAGGTTCAGTCCTGGAACTTCAGCGCCGACGGCGGGCACGCGACCGGCCTCTGGACGCCGATCGAGAACGGATTTACCGCCACCATGCGTGGCGTGACCGGCGGCGGACTGCCGACCGAATCGGTCAACACGCTCACCAAGCTGGACGAGAACGCGTACGTCTGGCAATCGACTTCCCGCTCGATCGGAGGCCAACCGCTTCCCGATACCGACGAAGTCGTGATCAAGCGTCAGGCGTCGCAGCCGTAG
- a CDS encoding AraC family transcriptional regulator — translation MIQRLSVYPDRLRIALLVLNESHWSRSVLEGVSRFAAEHGGWDFWLNPRGMKTQALMPSDWKGEGIIARISDQRVQDSLECHDCATINVSWHSEHSERFPKVIADPVGCGELAGNFFVQRGFQHFGYIGPPLCFNYRDPVQPAVKRVVEEANFSLSTFDPDPSSPSSDFDYQRSRLVEWVRALPKPIGIVAFSTVVAREVMLTCSAEGINVPNDVAVLAVEHDPLISQLSPMPISYIQQRPELVGYEAARELKRLISGGEPREQPICIAPEGIIEKPSTDTIFAADEMVQDAVAFIKRNSDTAINVSDLTRHLDVSRRSLEDRFRKALNRTPAEEIRHARLLVLKDYLRQTNLSLAEISARSGFSCENATLRFFKRMTGMTPGEYRRNYDPITAAHSEL, via the coding sequence ATGATACAACGACTGTCGGTATACCCCGATCGACTTCGAATCGCGCTGTTGGTTTTGAACGAAAGCCATTGGAGCCGATCGGTCCTGGAAGGCGTCTCCCGCTTTGCCGCCGAGCATGGCGGCTGGGATTTCTGGCTCAATCCGCGCGGCATGAAAACGCAAGCGCTGATGCCGTCCGACTGGAAGGGAGAAGGTATCATCGCGCGGATTTCAGACCAGCGAGTGCAAGATTCGCTGGAGTGTCATGACTGCGCGACCATCAATGTCTCGTGGCATAGCGAACATTCCGAGCGGTTTCCGAAAGTGATCGCCGATCCGGTCGGATGTGGCGAGCTGGCGGGCAACTTTTTCGTCCAGCGCGGATTTCAGCACTTTGGGTACATCGGTCCCCCGCTCTGCTTCAATTACCGCGATCCGGTTCAGCCCGCGGTCAAGCGAGTGGTCGAGGAGGCCAATTTTTCGCTCTCGACGTTCGATCCGGATCCCTCCTCCCCGTCATCCGACTTTGATTATCAGCGGTCCCGCCTAGTCGAATGGGTCCGTGCTTTGCCGAAACCGATCGGCATCGTCGCGTTCTCGACCGTCGTCGCTCGGGAGGTGATGCTGACCTGCTCGGCAGAGGGAATCAACGTTCCGAACGACGTGGCGGTCTTGGCGGTCGAACATGATCCGCTCATCTCTCAATTGTCGCCGATGCCGATTTCGTACATTCAGCAGCGGCCGGAACTGGTCGGTTATGAAGCGGCTCGCGAGCTGAAACGCTTGATTTCTGGGGGCGAGCCGCGCGAACAGCCGATTTGCATCGCACCAGAAGGCATCATCGAAAAACCGTCGACCGATACGATTTTCGCCGCCGACGAGATGGTGCAAGATGCGGTCGCGTTTATCAAACGGAATTCCGACACGGCGATCAACGTCTCGGATCTGACGCGACATCTCGACGTCTCGCGGCGTTCGCTGGAAGACCGCTTTCGCAAGGCGCTGAATCGGACGCCGGCCGAAGAGATCCGCCATGCCCGACTATTAGTACTGAAAGACTACCTGCGGCAAACGAATCTCTCGTTGGCCGAAATCAGCGCCCGATCGGGATTCAGCTGCGAGAACGCCACATTGCGCTTCTTTAAGCGAATGACCGGAATGACGCCGGGCGAATACCGGCGCAATTACGATCCGATCACCGCCGCTCATTCTGAGCTTTAA
- a CDS encoding DUF1559 domain-containing protein: protein MTLQTLSRPGARRGFTLVELLVVIAIIGVLIALLLPAVQQAREAARRMQCRNNLKQMGLALHNYHDVHGSFPAGYYRHRDHGSVSVFQGPGWGWGTMILPQLEENNRFDGLNVSNRHASDDADILQYSQPPISAFRCPSAPGGDLNEAFPNSTSAPAHGLSTYKGVFGDRNTQYSSYSDLADCPYTAGSCNEGGNGIFSPNSKVSFRDITDGTTNTVMIGEVPYGPNGSVNSSGDLIDYRGSVWIGITADGNSTAGVRSNVATIQTLRGLNGSGSTSTLYKINGSNSYSFGSHHAGGAQFVLADASARFIASTVEPSLLNRISARNDGQVVGEF, encoded by the coding sequence ATGACTTTGCAAACTCTGTCACGTCCAGGCGCCCGTCGTGGGTTTACGCTGGTCGAACTTCTGGTCGTGATCGCCATCATCGGCGTCTTAATCGCCCTGCTGCTGCCGGCCGTGCAACAGGCTCGCGAAGCGGCTCGTCGGATGCAATGCCGAAACAATCTGAAGCAGATGGGCTTGGCCCTGCACAACTATCATGACGTGCATGGATCGTTCCCGGCCGGTTACTATCGCCACCGGGACCATGGCAGCGTTTCGGTCTTCCAAGGACCTGGTTGGGGCTGGGGAACGATGATTCTGCCGCAGTTGGAAGAGAACAATCGATTCGATGGGCTGAACGTCAGCAACCGCCATGCGTCGGACGATGCCGACATCCTGCAATACTCGCAACCGCCGATCAGCGCCTTTCGCTGTCCCAGCGCTCCGGGCGGAGATCTGAATGAAGCGTTTCCGAACTCGACTTCAGCGCCGGCGCATGGTCTCTCGACCTACAAGGGAGTTTTTGGTGATCGCAATACGCAGTACTCCAGCTACTCCGACTTGGCCGACTGCCCTTACACCGCCGGCAGCTGCAACGAAGGGGGCAACGGGATCTTCTCGCCCAACAGCAAGGTGAGCTTCCGCGATATTACCGACGGCACGACCAATACGGTGATGATCGGTGAAGTCCCCTATGGCCCCAATGGTTCGGTCAATAGCTCGGGCGACCTGATCGATTATCGCGGCTCGGTCTGGATCGGGATCACGGCCGATGGCAATTCGACCGCCGGCGTCCGCTCGAACGTCGCGACGATTCAAACGCTTCGCGGGTTGAACGGCAGCGGATCGACTAGCACGTTGTACAAAATTAACGGCAGCAACAGCTACTCGTTTGGCTCGCATCATGCCGGCGGGGCGCAGTTTGTTTTGGCCGACGCCAGCGCTCGTTTCATCGCTTCGACGGTTGAACCGTCCTTGTTGAATCGGATTTCGGCCCGCAACGACGGTCAAGTGGTCGGCGAGTTCTAG
- a CDS encoding alpha/beta hydrolase family protein, with the protein MSSLCTARHAAEHLYPWSVDDLFPTPDHRLPLIGYGSLMNLASARRSLSAECLASAKPVIVLGARRIYEYVMSPRGRGVYGEAVAHDQFGVLNAQATGDRADWFNAMMFQMSVDDIPALLSRESAYDLVPAWTLCWNGEAPQPSIGYFFSCRRDSYDGRQLLDSQILPHPGYHAICEEGCEAISPEFLHAFRTTTWARQARLIDAVDPQAEST; encoded by the coding sequence ATGTCGTCGCTTTGTACCGCACGACATGCGGCCGAGCACCTCTATCCGTGGTCGGTCGACGATTTGTTCCCCACGCCCGATCATCGTCTGCCGTTGATCGGGTATGGCAGCTTGATGAATCTGGCGTCGGCTCGCCGCTCGCTAAGCGCCGAATGTTTGGCGTCGGCCAAACCGGTGATCGTCTTGGGCGCCCGCCGCATCTATGAGTACGTCATGAGCCCGCGGGGACGCGGCGTTTATGGAGAAGCGGTCGCTCATGACCAATTTGGCGTACTCAACGCCCAAGCGACCGGCGATCGCGCCGACTGGTTCAATGCGATGATGTTTCAGATGAGCGTCGACGACATTCCGGCGCTCCTCTCGCGGGAGTCAGCCTACGACCTCGTGCCGGCGTGGACGCTTTGCTGGAACGGCGAAGCGCCGCAGCCGTCAATCGGCTATTTCTTCTCGTGCCGGCGAGATTCCTACGACGGTCGGCAGTTGCTTGACTCGCAGATTCTGCCGCACCCTGGCTATCACGCGATCTGCGAAGAAGGGTGCGAGGCGATCTCGCCGGAGTTTCTCCACGCCTTCCGGACCACCACGTGGGCTCGTCAGGCTCGCTTGATCGACGCCGTCGATCCCCAGGCCGAGTCGACGTAA
- a CDS encoding BPL-N domain-containing protein: MTDRFLQRLSLRLVVGLALLMAAAPAIAQAEKKGAASTDLIRVALYSHADVESKTSGPSNLQRFLSPENGFETAIVSPEDIRGGVLKNFDVLIMPGGMGSSQAKHLEESGCETVKNFVREGGGYVGICAGSYLASSHYTWSLGIINAKVWDRAHWARGTGKVSLGLTSAGQEVLQSEKAKLDCYYGQGPLLVPHNSPDLPGYEVLATYETEIAKKGAPEGAMVGTHAIVRTTYGGGRVMCFSPHPEKPGGPNAIMMEGIRWVGSNR, encoded by the coding sequence ATGACCGACCGTTTTCTGCAACGCCTCTCGCTTCGACTGGTTGTGGGTTTGGCCCTGTTGATGGCGGCCGCGCCAGCGATCGCTCAGGCCGAAAAGAAGGGCGCCGCTTCAACCGACCTGATTCGCGTCGCACTCTACAGTCACGCCGACGTCGAGTCGAAGACCTCGGGACCGAGCAACTTGCAGCGTTTTCTGTCTCCCGAAAATGGCTTCGAAACGGCCATCGTCTCGCCAGAAGATATTCGCGGCGGCGTGCTCAAGAACTTCGACGTGCTGATCATGCCCGGCGGAATGGGCAGTAGCCAAGCCAAACACCTGGAAGAATCGGGCTGCGAGACGGTCAAGAACTTCGTTCGCGAAGGGGGCGGCTACGTCGGCATCTGCGCCGGATCGTATCTCGCCTCGTCGCACTACACTTGGTCTCTGGGCATAATCAACGCCAAGGTTTGGGATCGGGCCCACTGGGCTCGCGGAACGGGTAAAGTTTCGCTGGGCCTGACCTCGGCTGGCCAAGAAGTCCTGCAATCGGAAAAGGCGAAACTCGACTGCTACTACGGCCAAGGGCCGCTGCTCGTTCCGCACAACTCGCCCGATTTGCCCGGATACGAAGTCTTGGCGACCTACGAGACCGAAATCGCCAAGAAGGGCGCCCCGGAAGGCGCGATGGTTGGAACCCACGCGATTGTTCGTACCACGTATGGAGGAGGGCGCGTGATGTGCTTTAGCCCGCATCCCGAAAAACCGGGCGGACCGAACGCGATCATGATGGAAGGTATCCGTTGGGTCGGATCGAATCGGTAA
- a CDS encoding protocadherin, translating to MKRQLSWTVTCGLMLAIASTQCWARGGFGGGGFHGGMGGGGFGGGMHGGMGGGLGGGGFHGGNFGGGGLGGGGLPRGGDLGGLGGGGLGAGGLGGGGGLSRGGNFGGLGGGNLGGGGLDRGGLGGSGLGGGALDRGGLGGGAGLGGGGLDRGGLGAGAFGGAAPSRSQLNSFLGLPSDGGLHGLGTSASHYSHDGNYFDINHGSVDGPRGGAASGTSITGPRDNTVGRGGAVGPNGGAVAGRGFEGADGAKGGQAIARGPRGDIAAGGAVRGPNGGFAARGAVVGPHGAAAGFVRVSPTDRYHCAVGVRTNFNHWGVYGPGWYTDHPGAWFAAGWAAGYCWRAATWGSLDAWMGYSDAPVYYDYGNTVVYQDNSVYVNGQSVGTPEEYYDSASTLATDGAQAQASSDGDWLPLGVFALSKSGETTSDVTIQLAINKDGIIRGNYTDTKTGKSEVIQGSADKKTQRVAFTVGDNTNNVVETGLYNLTKDEAPVLIHFGKDKTEQWLLVRLKKPDSASSDDPLGQ from the coding sequence ATGAAACGTCAACTTTCTTGGACAGTAACCTGCGGACTGATGCTCGCCATCGCCAGCACCCAATGTTGGGCTCGTGGTGGTTTTGGAGGAGGCGGTTTCCATGGCGGCATGGGTGGCGGCGGCTTCGGCGGCGGCATGCATGGCGGAATGGGCGGAGGCCTCGGCGGAGGCGGCTTCCACGGCGGCAACTTTGGCGGCGGCGGATTGGGCGGCGGGGGACTTCCTCGCGGCGGTGATCTCGGCGGCCTGGGAGGCGGAGGCCTCGGCGCTGGCGGTCTCGGTGGAGGCGGCGGCCTATCGCGCGGTGGAAATTTTGGCGGCCTGGGCGGCGGTAACCTGGGGGGTGGCGGTCTCGATCGCGGCGGCCTCGGCGGCAGCGGATTGGGTGGCGGCGCCTTGGATCGCGGCGGTCTGGGCGGTGGCGCTGGTCTGGGCGGCGGCGGTCTGGATCGGGGTGGTCTCGGCGCTGGCGCATTTGGCGGCGCGGCCCCAAGTCGCAGTCAGCTAAACAGTTTCCTCGGCCTGCCGTCCGACGGCGGACTCCATGGACTGGGAACCAGCGCTAGTCACTACAGCCACGACGGCAACTACTTTGACATCAACCATGGCTCGGTCGACGGTCCGCGCGGCGGCGCCGCCTCTGGCACGTCGATCACTGGCCCCCGCGACAACACGGTGGGCCGCGGCGGCGCCGTTGGCCCCAATGGCGGGGCGGTCGCTGGACGCGGTTTTGAAGGCGCTGATGGCGCCAAGGGTGGTCAGGCGATCGCTCGTGGTCCGCGCGGCGACATCGCCGCTGGCGGAGCGGTTCGCGGTCCCAACGGCGGTTTCGCGGCTCGCGGCGCCGTGGTTGGTCCGCATGGAGCGGCGGCGGGCTTCGTCCGCGTTTCTCCCACCGATCGTTATCACTGTGCCGTGGGCGTTCGCACCAATTTCAATCACTGGGGCGTCTATGGTCCTGGTTGGTATACCGATCATCCGGGCGCCTGGTTCGCCGCGGGTTGGGCCGCTGGCTATTGCTGGCGAGCGGCGACCTGGGGTTCGCTGGACGCCTGGATGGGCTATTCGGACGCTCCGGTCTATTACGACTATGGCAACACGGTCGTCTACCAAGACAACTCGGTCTATGTGAACGGCCAAAGCGTCGGCACGCCGGAAGAGTACTATGACTCGGCCAGCACGCTGGCTACCGACGGGGCCCAAGCTCAGGCGTCTTCCGATGGCGACTGGCTGCCGCTGGGCGTGTTCGCCCTGTCGAAATCGGGCGAAACGACCTCGGACGTGACGATCCAGCTGGCGATCAACAAGGACGGGATCATTCGCGGCAACTATACTGATACCAAGACCGGCAAGTCGGAAGTCATTCAGGGTTCGGCCGACAAGAAAACGCAACGCGTCGCATTTACGGTCGGCGACAACACCAACAACGTGGTCGAAACCGGGCTGTACAATCTGACCAAGGATGAAGCTCCGGTCCTGATCCACTTCGGCAAAGACAAGACCGAGCAATGGTTGCTGGTCCGGCTGAAGAAGCCCGATAGCGCGAGCTCGGACGATCCTTTGGGACAGTAG
- a CDS encoding C45 family peptidase, whose product MDRHTSAHPVAILLGMLAMSTSFFSGVETRACTTAVISGKATVDGRPILWKNRDTSSTMHNEVALFEDGKYKAIGVFNAGSRGSVWMGTNEAGFCIENSVSRDLALEGKQSGPGNGGLMKKALQTCATVADFEKLLEETNRTGRKTVANFGVIDASGGAALFETGPKSFKKFDANDPVVAPNGYVVRSNFSTTAHDLGANPTAEELGKIYSADRYLRACSLMQVEDGGKLSLEHVVRQCTRDMASGEAALPGTVNSPSGTLPETISTKNTISRTTTVSAAVFHGVSPGEDPALTTMWTILGDPKFSIAVPCWVAGGVAEELQDDRGGELGEIAISLREWNLTPDRDGVYTRLLPSIWADLWTAEDKLLSETAMVKQSWAKRKLAPAVVARYHANAAKYAMQAMQRKFIETKEAALAVPQPAAPIFAPQATSTNP is encoded by the coding sequence ATGGATCGACATACTTCCGCCCATCCCGTTGCGATTCTTCTTGGCATGTTGGCGATGTCGACGAGCTTCTTCAGCGGCGTCGAAACTCGCGCCTGCACGACAGCGGTGATCAGCGGCAAGGCGACCGTCGACGGCCGACCAATCTTGTGGAAGAACCGCGATACGTCTTCGACGATGCACAACGAAGTCGCCTTGTTTGAGGATGGCAAGTACAAAGCGATCGGCGTCTTCAACGCCGGTAGCCGTGGCAGCGTCTGGATGGGAACCAACGAAGCCGGCTTTTGCATCGAAAACTCGGTCAGCCGCGATCTCGCCTTGGAAGGCAAGCAGTCGGGCCCCGGCAACGGCGGTCTGATGAAGAAGGCCCTGCAGACCTGCGCTACGGTCGCCGACTTCGAAAAACTGCTGGAAGAAACCAATCGAACCGGCCGCAAAACGGTCGCCAACTTTGGCGTGATCGACGCTTCCGGCGGCGCCGCGCTGTTTGAGACCGGTCCTAAATCATTCAAGAAATTTGACGCCAACGATCCCGTGGTCGCGCCCAACGGCTACGTGGTCCGCTCGAATTTTTCGACGACTGCTCATGATCTGGGCGCCAACCCGACCGCCGAAGAATTGGGCAAGATCTATTCGGCCGATCGCTACCTGCGAGCCTGCTCGCTGATGCAGGTCGAAGATGGCGGCAAACTATCGCTGGAGCATGTCGTTCGTCAGTGCACCCGCGACATGGCGAGCGGCGAAGCGGCGCTGCCCGGCACCGTCAACTCGCCCAGCGGTACCTTGCCCGAAACGATTTCGACCAAGAATACCATCAGCCGCACCACGACCGTTTCGGCCGCCGTGTTTCATGGCGTCTCGCCGGGCGAAGACCCGGCTTTGACCACGATGTGGACGATCCTGGGTGACCCCAAATTCTCGATCGCCGTCCCTTGTTGGGTCGCCGGCGGGGTCGCCGAAGAGTTGCAAGACGACCGCGGCGGAGAGCTCGGAGAAATTGCGATTTCGCTGCGTGAATGGAATCTGACGCCGGACAGAGATGGCGTTTACACACGCCTGTTGCCCAGCATCTGGGCCGATCTGTGGACCGCCGAAGACAAATTGCTGTCCGAAACCGCCATGGTGAAACAATCGTGGGCCAAGCGGAAGCTCGCCCCGGCGGTCGTCGCTCGCTATCACGCCAATGCTGCGAAATATGCAATGCAGGCGATGCAGCGGAAATTTATCGAAACCAAAGAAGCGGCGCTCGCGGTTCCGCAGCCGGCGGCGCCGATCTTCGCTCCGCAAGCGACTTCGACCAATCCGTAG
- a CDS encoding VOC family protein — protein MAVQVHDLIAARKFYGELLGCPEGRSADTWVDFDFFGHQFVCHVNQEKQAAPAFNEVDGHGVPVPHFGVVLDLETWSKLAERLKSQQIEFVIAPYIRFEGQPGEQGTMFFFDPSGNAVEIKGFRNLDNLFAK, from the coding sequence CTGGCGGTCCAAGTGCACGATCTGATCGCGGCACGAAAATTTTATGGCGAACTATTAGGTTGTCCTGAAGGTCGCAGCGCCGACACTTGGGTCGACTTCGATTTCTTTGGCCATCAGTTCGTGTGCCATGTGAATCAAGAGAAGCAAGCGGCGCCCGCGTTTAACGAAGTCGACGGACATGGCGTTCCGGTGCCACACTTTGGCGTCGTGCTGGATTTAGAAACCTGGTCGAAACTGGCCGAGCGGTTGAAGTCGCAGCAGATCGAATTCGTCATCGCCCCTTACATTCGTTTCGAGGGACAGCCGGGCGAACAAGGGACGATGTTCTTCTTCGATCCCTCCGGCAACGCCGTCGAGATCAAAGGTTTTCGCAACTTGGACAATCTGTTCGCCAAGTAG